The following coding sequences are from one Bifidobacterium sp. window:
- the leuA gene encoding 2-isopropylmalate synthase has translation MDRNQSSVFDLAAVAAGSNGGNNDRLLPPARFVGAPQRPSNMPYAKYLAYNKQVPFDYPDRTWPGKILKRAPRWCSVDLRDGNQALVDPMDPERKLRFWNLLMSMGFKEVEVGFPSASSTDYDFIRLLIERELIPDDVTIVVLTQAREHLIRKTYEALRGVKRAVVHFYNSVSVLQREVVFRKDKASIKKLATDAATLCKSLEADAEGTELFYEYSPESFSGAEPEYSLEVCNAVIDVIKPTPEHPIIINLPNTVEMTTPNVFADEIEFMSNNLNERDSVVLSLHPHNDEGMAVAATELGVLAGADRVEGCLLGNGERTGNVDVCTVALNLLVQGVDPQLDLSDMPEIRRTVEYCNQIKISERHPYVGSFVFTAFSGSHQDAIKKGLEARQQAALRDNADIDNYLWLVPYLPIDPKDVGGSYEAIIRVNSQSGKGGMAYLLKTNHHVDLPKRLQVEFDRIVQHFADETKREVRDEDIWRLFKDEYLPVEESGSTAVAGAVADSEDSSLSQWGRLKLLKVSVSSGEDGSDTELKASVLDRGLSGVDEPVERQIEGKGNGPLDAFLNALSALDLTISVEDYVEHAMTSGSDALAASYVECKVGEPAQERVIWGVGIDSSVITSTLKAIISAVNRFER, from the coding sequence ATGGATCGGAATCAATCATCCGTGTTTGATTTAGCCGCAGTTGCGGCGGGCTCCAACGGAGGGAATAATGACCGACTGCTGCCCCCAGCGCGATTCGTGGGCGCCCCTCAACGGCCTAGCAACATGCCATATGCCAAGTATCTTGCTTACAACAAGCAAGTGCCTTTCGACTATCCTGATCGGACTTGGCCTGGAAAGATTTTGAAAAGAGCTCCTCGCTGGTGCTCTGTGGATCTTCGCGATGGCAATCAAGCTCTGGTCGATCCGATGGATCCTGAACGTAAATTGCGGTTCTGGAATCTTCTGATGAGCATGGGGTTCAAAGAAGTTGAGGTTGGATTTCCCTCGGCATCGTCAACTGATTATGACTTTATTCGTCTGTTGATTGAGCGTGAGCTGATTCCTGACGATGTGACCATTGTGGTGCTTACACAAGCTCGTGAGCATCTGATTCGCAAAACATACGAAGCTTTGCGCGGGGTAAAACGCGCTGTCGTACATTTTTATAATTCAGTATCTGTGCTCCAACGTGAGGTGGTGTTTCGTAAGGACAAAGCTTCTATCAAGAAGCTAGCCACCGATGCAGCTACACTCTGCAAATCTTTGGAGGCTGATGCTGAGGGAACTGAGCTCTTCTACGAATATTCTCCTGAATCATTCTCGGGTGCTGAGCCTGAATATTCTTTGGAAGTTTGTAATGCTGTAATCGATGTCATCAAACCTACCCCTGAACATCCAATCATCATCAATCTGCCGAATACCGTGGAAATGACTACGCCTAACGTATTTGCAGACGAAATCGAGTTCATGTCCAACAACCTTAATGAACGCGATTCTGTGGTGCTTTCCTTGCATCCACACAATGACGAAGGTATGGCAGTAGCTGCTACTGAGCTGGGTGTGCTCGCTGGGGCTGACCGTGTTGAAGGGTGTCTGCTAGGTAATGGTGAGAGGACCGGCAATGTTGATGTGTGTACGGTTGCTTTGAACCTCTTGGTGCAAGGTGTAGATCCACAGCTTGACCTATCTGATATGCCAGAAATCCGCAGAACGGTTGAGTACTGTAATCAGATTAAGATTTCAGAGCGTCATCCTTATGTCGGCAGCTTTGTGTTCACTGCTTTCTCTGGTTCGCATCAAGATGCAATCAAAAAAGGTCTTGAAGCAAGGCAGCAAGCTGCTCTACGAGATAATGCAGATATCGATAACTATCTGTGGCTTGTTCCATATTTGCCTATCGACCCTAAGGATGTTGGCGGTAGTTATGAAGCCATCATTCGTGTCAACTCGCAGTCTGGCAAGGGCGGCATGGCGTACCTGTTGAAGACCAATCACCATGTTGACCTTCCCAAGCGTCTACAAGTTGAATTCGATCGCATCGTCCAGCATTTTGCCGATGAAACGAAGCGTGAGGTACGTGACGAAGATATCTGGAGACTCTTCAAGGATGAGTATCTTCCTGTTGAAGAATCAGGAAGTACAGCTGTGGCGGGTGCAGTCGCTGACAGTGAGGATTCAAGTCTGAGCCAGTGGGGTCGTCTCAAGCTGCTGAAAGTCAGCGTGAGCTCGGGTGAGGATGGTTCCGATACTGAGCTGAAGGCGAGCGTTCTGGATCGCGGTCTGAGTGGAGTTGATGAGCCGGTGGAGCGTCAGATAGAGGGTAAAGGCAATGGTCCCCTTGACGCCTTCCTCAATGCTCTGAGTGCTCTTGACTTGACTATCTCAGTCGAAGATTATGTGGAGCATGCTATGACCTCTGGTTCAGATGCGCTCGCAGCTTCCTACGTGGAGTGCAAAGTAGGAGAACCCGCTCAAGAGCGTGTGATTTGGGGTGTGGGCATCGATTCCTCAGTGATTACTAGCACGTTGAAGGCGATTATCTCCGCGGTCAATCGTTTCGAGCGCTAA
- a CDS encoding transglycosylase domain-containing protein — MDISPLKAHFSRAQVSVVGMSSQTRSVSSKAGRSKTQSPQASNSNKNKASRNSAPRRSSKHSKAKKPHRILKWILGIFAFLLVSGVAAFAYLYITTDVPEPGAMALAQKTTVYYADGKTPIGSYAEQNREIIDCSTLPKYVGNAIVASENRSFYQDNGLDLKGIGRALFNNVTQGTRQGGSTITQQYAERYYLGETTSYTGKLREALLALKITQTQDKDAILCNYMNTIYLGRGAYGIQAAAQNYFGKSAKDLTMPEAAMLAGIIPAPSTWDPAVNAKEAEIRFKRVLNIMEEDQYISAKDRAAATMPSTIKYTQENVYSGPKGYLLNMVKSELVSNKAFTEEELETGGYSIVTTIDKSKQDLMYQVASPTADDKSLPDGVQVGGISINPKDGSIISLYAGDDYLKHQLNNVSQATFQVGSTMKAFTLLGAIQDDVSLSTTFNGNSPRTFSSVGKSVANSGYVSYGTVNLYSAVAHSVNTVFMDLNQHVTAKKTAEIAHSAGITGKIDDTTTFNALGVDALSALDLTRGYATIANDGNKPTLHIVNTVNSSANKELYKASTKTEQVFDTNDVALLQKALTGTIRYGTGKAANSISNTLAGKSGTANDDTAASFVGFTPSVLTTFGIWYPGSDGSAQKVPTFSGYPHGSGYPAHLFAQYMSQALSGVADEEFPTATDNGKVGGPDGTWGYGRASSSSSSSGSQSSRQPSASSSSSSSATSSASPSPSTSSTSSSASSSSTTSTQSSGGTNNDGTTNGNSNNDSGNNNSNNQGQDTGAGNGG; from the coding sequence ATGGATATTTCGCCACTCAAAGCCCACTTCTCAAGAGCGCAGGTTAGCGTGGTGGGCATGTCATCTCAGACCCGAAGTGTCAGCTCGAAGGCGGGACGCTCTAAAACGCAGAGTCCACAGGCAAGTAATTCGAATAAGAATAAGGCCTCGCGCAACTCTGCGCCCCGTCGTTCGTCCAAACACAGCAAAGCCAAGAAACCCCACAGAATACTCAAGTGGATACTTGGTATTTTCGCGTTCTTATTGGTGTCAGGTGTAGCCGCATTTGCCTACCTCTACATCACTACCGACGTACCCGAACCTGGGGCCATGGCTCTGGCACAAAAAACGACTGTGTATTATGCGGATGGTAAAACACCAATTGGCTCATATGCAGAGCAGAATCGTGAAATTATCGACTGCTCAACACTGCCAAAATACGTAGGAAATGCCATTGTGGCTTCAGAAAATCGCAGCTTCTACCAAGACAATGGCTTAGATCTCAAAGGCATTGGTAGAGCTTTATTTAACAATGTCACACAGGGAACTCGCCAAGGCGGTTCGACCATAACCCAGCAGTATGCAGAACGTTATTATTTAGGTGAAACCACCAGCTATACCGGTAAATTGAGAGAAGCACTACTCGCGCTCAAGATTACTCAGACACAAGATAAAGACGCCATTCTGTGCAACTACATGAATACGATTTATCTCGGTCGTGGCGCTTATGGCATACAAGCGGCAGCACAAAATTACTTTGGTAAAAGCGCCAAAGACCTCACTATGCCAGAAGCAGCAATGCTTGCCGGAATAATTCCAGCTCCAAGCACGTGGGACCCTGCTGTGAATGCTAAAGAAGCCGAAATTAGATTTAAACGCGTGCTCAATATCATGGAGGAAGATCAGTACATCAGCGCCAAAGATCGCGCAGCTGCCACCATGCCAAGTACTATCAAGTACACGCAGGAAAATGTATATTCCGGCCCCAAGGGTTACCTGCTCAACATGGTGAAAAGTGAGCTCGTATCAAATAAGGCATTTACTGAGGAAGAATTGGAAACAGGCGGCTACTCGATTGTTACCACCATTGACAAATCAAAACAGGACTTGATGTATCAGGTGGCCAGCCCAACTGCCGACGATAAATCTTTGCCTGACGGTGTGCAAGTTGGTGGCATCAGTATCAATCCTAAAGATGGGTCAATTATCTCGCTGTATGCGGGTGACGATTATCTCAAACATCAGCTCAACAATGTTTCACAAGCAACCTTCCAAGTAGGTTCCACTATGAAAGCTTTCACGTTGCTGGGCGCCATTCAGGATGATGTAAGTTTGAGCACCACTTTTAATGGCAATTCTCCGCGCACCTTCTCTAGCGTCGGAAAATCCGTAGCCAACTCGGGCTATGTGAGTTATGGAACAGTAAATCTCTATTCAGCAGTTGCTCACTCAGTCAACACTGTGTTCATGGATCTCAATCAACATGTCACAGCAAAGAAAACCGCTGAGATTGCGCACAGTGCCGGCATCACTGGAAAAATTGATGACACCACAACCTTTAATGCACTCGGTGTTGACGCATTGAGTGCACTAGACCTCACCAGAGGATACGCAACAATCGCCAATGACGGTAACAAACCCACCTTGCACATTGTTAATACGGTTAATAGCTCTGCCAACAAAGAGTTGTATAAAGCATCGACGAAAACCGAACAAGTTTTTGATACCAACGACGTGGCGTTATTACAAAAAGCACTCACCGGCACCATCCGTTACGGCACCGGAAAAGCTGCAAATTCTATTAGTAATACTCTGGCTGGCAAGTCTGGAACCGCTAATGATGACACAGCTGCTAGCTTTGTTGGTTTTACACCTTCAGTGCTTACCACTTTTGGCATCTGGTATCCAGGGTCAGACGGCAGCGCGCAAAAGGTACCCACATTTAGCGGTTATCCTCACGGATCGGGGTACCCAGCCCACCTCTTTGCTCAATACATGTCTCAGGCCCTATCTGGGGTTGCTGACGAGGAATTCCCAACTGCCACTGACAACGGCAAAGTTGGGGGCCCTGACGGCACGTGGGGATATGGAAGGGCGAGTTCATCCTCCTCCTCGAGTGGATCTCAAAGCAGCCGTCAGCCGTCAGCTAGCAGCAGTAGCTCGTCAAGCGCTACCAGCTCTGCTTCACCGTCACCATCGACGTCGTCAACTTCCAGCTCTGCATCATCCTCGTCCACAACGAGCACGCAAAGCAGCGGCGGCACAAATAATGACGGCACAACAAATGGTAATTCAAATAACGATTCTGGCAATAACAACTCAAATAACCAGGGACAAGACACAGGAGCCGGTAACGGAGGATAA
- a CDS encoding inositol-3-phosphate synthase, whose protein sequence is MSIRVAIAGVGNCASSLVQGVEYYKDAEDGAKIPGIMHANFGGYRVRDIEFVTAFDVDTLKVGKDLSEAIGASQNNTYKFAEVPNLGVEVLRGPTNDGLGEYYRQMITESEAEPVDVVKVLKDKKVDILVSYLPVGSEEADKAYATAAMEAGCGFVNCLPVFIASDPEWAQKFRDAGVPIVGDDIKSQVGATITHRVMARLFEDRGVRLDRTYQLNVGGNMDFMNMLQRSRLESKKISKTRAVTSVVPHELEERNVHIGPSDYVAWLDDRKFAFVRLEGTTFGDVPLNLEYKLEVWDSPNSAGIVIDAVRAAKIAMDRHLGGPILAPSSYFMKSPAVQHEDNEARRLVEEFIEGRVESTEDQLDADVEAAKAAGKDVWRA, encoded by the coding sequence ATGAGTATCCGCGTTGCTATTGCTGGCGTAGGCAATTGTGCCTCGTCGTTGGTGCAGGGAGTCGAATATTACAAGGATGCCGAAGACGGCGCAAAAATCCCGGGCATCATGCACGCCAACTTCGGTGGATATCGGGTCCGCGACATCGAATTTGTCACCGCTTTTGATGTTGACACCCTCAAAGTTGGAAAAGATCTGAGCGAAGCTATCGGCGCTTCTCAGAACAATACCTACAAGTTTGCTGAAGTCCCGAATCTCGGCGTTGAGGTTCTGCGAGGACCGACTAATGATGGTCTGGGGGAGTATTACCGCCAGATGATTACTGAGTCTGAGGCCGAGCCAGTTGACGTGGTGAAAGTCCTGAAGGACAAGAAAGTCGACATTCTCGTCAGCTACCTGCCTGTTGGTTCAGAAGAGGCTGATAAGGCTTACGCTACAGCAGCCATGGAAGCCGGATGCGGGTTTGTGAATTGCCTCCCGGTGTTTATCGCTTCCGACCCAGAGTGGGCACAGAAATTCCGCGATGCTGGTGTCCCGATTGTTGGAGACGATATTAAGTCCCAAGTCGGTGCCACTATCACTCACCGCGTGATGGCTCGTTTGTTCGAGGATCGTGGTGTGCGTCTCGATCGCACCTACCAGTTGAATGTTGGCGGCAACATGGACTTCATGAATATGCTGCAGCGTTCACGTCTTGAATCCAAGAAGATTTCCAAGACTCGTGCAGTGACCTCAGTCGTCCCACACGAGCTGGAAGAGCGCAACGTCCATATTGGACCTTCAGATTATGTAGCTTGGCTTGACGATCGCAAGTTTGCTTTTGTCCGTTTGGAAGGAACCACTTTCGGCGATGTTCCTCTGAACTTGGAATACAAGCTTGAGGTGTGGGATTCGCCGAACTCGGCAGGTATCGTCATCGATGCAGTGCGTGCAGCGAAGATTGCCATGGATCGTCATCTCGGCGGTCCAATTCTGGCTCCGAGCTCATACTTTATGAAGTCTCCAGCTGTGCAGCACGAGGATAATGAAGCACGTCGCTTGGTGGAGGAATTCATTGAGGGCCGCGTAGAGTCCACTGAAGATCAGCTTGATGCCGATGTCGAAGCAGCGAAGGCTGCCGGCAAAGATGTATGGCGCGCATAG
- the glf gene encoding UDP-galactopyranose mutase: MNADLVIVGAGLFGLTIAQQAVEHTGATVEIIDIRDHIGGNAYSYFDEETGAEIHQYGAHLFHTSNQRVWDYVNRFTSFTNYVHRVYATHEGEVFPLPINLGTINQFFHAHYTPAEAKALLDEQAGELAGTDPENLNDQGISLIGRPLYEAFIKNYTAKQWQTDPSHLPASIIKRLPVRFNYNNRYFKDTWEGLPTDGYTAWFKRMIDDERIHVHLNTDFFDNSQALNKDALVGKVPVVYTGPVDRYFDYSLGELKWRTVEFTERRYDEGDHFGCPVMNYPDADVPFTRAIEFKNFNPERREQQNANKTVVWEEYSRFAQRGDEPYYPVNTAEDRNLYNAYKQQAAAESKVVFGGRLGTYAYYDMHQVINSALTCFEKQILPLI; this comes from the coding sequence ATGAACGCTGATTTAGTCATTGTAGGCGCAGGATTATTTGGACTCACTATCGCGCAACAAGCAGTGGAACACACTGGCGCCACAGTGGAAATAATTGATATTCGCGACCATATTGGCGGCAACGCCTACAGCTATTTCGATGAAGAAACTGGCGCAGAAATTCACCAATACGGCGCACATCTCTTTCATACTTCCAATCAGCGTGTTTGGGATTATGTCAATCGCTTCACCAGTTTCACCAACTATGTGCACAGGGTTTATGCGACTCACGAGGGTGAAGTGTTCCCCTTGCCTATCAACCTCGGTACAATCAACCAGTTCTTTCACGCTCATTACACGCCTGCTGAGGCCAAAGCTTTGCTGGATGAGCAAGCAGGTGAGTTGGCAGGTACCGATCCAGAAAACCTCAACGACCAAGGAATCAGCCTGATTGGCCGTCCTTTGTATGAGGCCTTCATCAAAAACTACACTGCCAAGCAATGGCAGACCGACCCGAGCCATCTACCGGCATCGATTATCAAACGTTTACCGGTCCGATTCAACTACAACAATCGCTATTTCAAAGACACTTGGGAAGGGCTTCCCACAGACGGGTACACCGCATGGTTCAAGCGCATGATTGACGACGAGCGCATCCATGTGCATCTCAACACCGACTTCTTTGACAACAGCCAAGCACTCAATAAGGACGCGCTGGTTGGAAAGGTTCCTGTGGTGTACACCGGCCCTGTCGACCGCTATTTCGACTACTCATTAGGCGAACTGAAATGGCGTACCGTCGAGTTTACTGAACGCCGGTACGACGAAGGCGATCATTTCGGCTGCCCAGTCATGAATTATCCTGATGCAGATGTGCCATTCACACGAGCTATCGAATTTAAAAATTTCAACCCCGAACGCCGCGAACAACAGAATGCCAACAAAACAGTAGTGTGGGAAGAATATTCGCGATTTGCACAACGTGGAGATGAACCTTACTACCCCGTTAATACCGCCGAGGACCGTAATCTATACAACGCTTACAAGCAGCAAGCTGCCGCAGAGTCCAAAGTTGTTTTTGGGGGCAGACTTGGCACCTATGCGTATTACGACATGCATCAGGTTATTAATAGCGCTTTGACGTGCTTTGAGAAACAGATTTTGCCGCTTATCTGA
- a CDS encoding phosphatase PAP2 family protein, translating into MSNFSQIPVSGQQKDETAESVEDLGSQLARTDPLTIRPRQSSRILCAVIGVLLLCCAVLVWWLGVRTVTGQEYDDLVWTHFHSAVPAWLAPAMSLFTSTYAVPVVVGVLAIIALVVAVVRKRWWLIGQMVVVVALCAVLPGVLKSTLPRPVLINSLASQSNSAPSGHTMIACAAGVVLLCSVPRVWRAAAAILAAALSFLVALSVVDGQWHRPTDTIMALLIALGVAFIMLAFTRKSGMDAAGTRASSASVQIVSSVMITAGVVALIYGAYVAWQIQPGLQFSAQWARSGAHISFMVVQLGLTSFTFGLLLAMRHLTASPLSKIGLVGAPPAPPKTAA; encoded by the coding sequence ATGAGCAACTTTTCACAAATACCAGTATCAGGGCAGCAGAAGGATGAAACTGCGGAATCCGTAGAGGATCTGGGTTCGCAGCTGGCTCGGACAGATCCATTGACAATTCGTCCGCGGCAATCGTCGAGAATTCTTTGCGCTGTGATTGGTGTGCTGTTGTTATGCTGTGCGGTACTAGTCTGGTGGCTCGGCGTTCGTACGGTTACCGGCCAGGAATACGACGATTTAGTCTGGACTCATTTCCACAGTGCAGTTCCTGCATGGTTGGCTCCAGCGATGAGCTTGTTCACTTCAACGTATGCCGTACCTGTTGTGGTCGGTGTACTCGCGATTATTGCTCTTGTGGTGGCGGTGGTGCGCAAAAGGTGGTGGCTTATTGGGCAGATGGTGGTTGTGGTTGCCTTATGCGCAGTGCTGCCCGGTGTACTGAAGTCAACATTGCCGAGACCTGTTCTCATCAACTCGCTTGCTAGCCAGAGTAATTCGGCGCCTTCAGGCCACACGATGATTGCCTGTGCTGCTGGTGTCGTACTGCTGTGTTCAGTACCGCGTGTCTGGCGTGCAGCTGCAGCGATACTTGCGGCAGCGTTGTCATTTCTCGTGGCGCTTTCCGTGGTAGACGGGCAGTGGCATCGGCCAACTGACACCATTATGGCACTGCTGATTGCATTAGGAGTGGCCTTTATTATGTTGGCATTCACGCGAAAATCCGGTATGGATGCTGCGGGGACGCGGGCTTCATCCGCCAGTGTGCAAATAGTTTCAAGCGTGATGATTACGGCTGGTGTAGTGGCTCTCATTTATGGTGCATATGTGGCATGGCAGATACAACCTGGTCTGCAGTTCAGCGCACAATGGGCACGTTCTGGTGCTCACATTTCTTTCATGGTGGTGCAACTTGGCCTTACGTCCTTCACGTTCGGTTTGTTGTTGGCAATGCGTCACCTGACCGCGTCGCCGCTGAGCAAAATCGGTCTTGTTGGAGCACCTCCAGCACCTCCGAAGACAGCAGCCTAA
- the topA gene encoding type I DNA topoisomerase produces MATGSKLVIVESPTKAKKIGGYLGDGYTVMASVGHIRDLAQPSQVPAAKKAQFGKFGVDVQDGFTPYYIVDGDKKKTVAELKSALKSADELFLATDEDREGEAIAWHLVQTLKPKVPVRRMVFHEITPEAIRASLNQTRDVDGNMVDAQETRRVLDRLYGYELSPVLWRKVGPGLSAGRVQSVATRLIVERERERMAFVRTSYWDVVASLNTNNKDGEEAGSQGFDARLVQIDGKRLAVSKDFDEAGKPTSAAISDAAVRLGQDEAEALVNQLKDKDFMVQGMDTKPYRRRPQPPFTTSTLQQTAGNRLAMSSRSTMRAAQGLYENGYITYMRTDSVTLSQEAIAAARESVQERFGKNYLSDKPKQYTTKTAGAQEAHECIRPAGSHFRSPDELAGLPPDQLKLYTLIWRRTLASQMADATGSTATVKIAAESESHGTAIFQASGTVIEFPGFLKALGEGRHAVQTEKKNKKDADSQSADDSNTSLPVMVKGDLLHATDLQADGHETQPPARYTEATLVKTLEAREIGRPSTYASIISTIIDRGYVYERGRALIPSWLAFSVIKLLESKFPKYVDYQFTAQMENGLDMIAHGKESGQDWLTRFYFGGGEESAHSTDEAREGLQQQVAQLGEIDARAINTIEIGGGLQVRVGRYGPYLEDTVELDDDGNPKRASIPDTIAPDELTVAAGHELIANNAGGPRELGKDPKTGGSVEVRKGRFGPYVALVQAQDPAKESEQSTAADKPKKRAKKSTPDKPKMASLFKTMDPETLTLEDALRLLELPRTVGTLDEQDAESGKTTPSVVTANNGRYGPYLTKTAEGGGTDTRSLASEDEIFTVDIDKAKELFAQPKYGRRARGAAKPPLRELGPDPENGKNVTIKDGFYGAYITDGETNRTLPKQYSPESIEVAEAFRLLAEKRAAGPVKRKGRSTRKKSSTTASSRKTSKTARATKTSSKSTSRTTAKTSTKAKSSAKSKARSASAKGDTATVSKRG; encoded by the coding sequence ATGGCAACCGGCTCAAAGCTCGTCATTGTGGAATCCCCCACTAAAGCGAAGAAAATAGGCGGATACCTCGGCGACGGCTATACCGTTATGGCATCCGTCGGACATATCCGTGATTTAGCGCAGCCCTCACAGGTACCAGCTGCGAAAAAAGCGCAGTTCGGTAAATTCGGGGTTGATGTGCAGGACGGCTTCACCCCCTACTACATAGTTGATGGTGATAAGAAAAAAACAGTCGCTGAGCTAAAAAGTGCACTCAAATCAGCTGATGAACTCTTCCTAGCAACTGATGAGGATCGCGAGGGCGAGGCGATAGCTTGGCATTTGGTGCAGACCTTAAAGCCAAAAGTACCTGTTCGGCGCATGGTATTCCATGAAATAACACCTGAAGCGATTCGTGCTTCGTTGAATCAGACCCGCGATGTAGACGGCAATATGGTTGACGCTCAAGAAACGCGTCGCGTGCTAGATCGCCTGTATGGTTATGAACTTTCTCCTGTGCTGTGGCGCAAAGTTGGTCCAGGTCTGAGTGCTGGCCGCGTCCAATCGGTTGCAACTCGACTGATTGTCGAGCGAGAACGCGAGCGTATGGCTTTTGTTCGCACCTCCTATTGGGATGTAGTAGCTTCTCTGAACACCAATAACAAAGATGGTGAAGAGGCAGGTTCTCAAGGATTTGATGCCCGACTTGTGCAGATTGATGGTAAACGTTTAGCAGTTTCGAAGGATTTCGACGAAGCTGGTAAACCCACCTCAGCTGCCATTAGCGATGCCGCGGTGCGCCTTGGTCAGGACGAAGCTGAAGCGTTGGTTAATCAGCTCAAAGACAAAGATTTCATGGTGCAGGGGATGGATACTAAACCCTACCGACGCCGCCCGCAGCCACCATTCACCACTTCAACGTTGCAACAGACTGCAGGTAATAGGCTAGCGATGAGTTCTCGTTCAACCATGCGCGCTGCGCAAGGGCTATATGAGAATGGCTATATCACCTATATGCGTACTGATTCGGTTACCTTGTCTCAAGAAGCTATAGCTGCAGCTCGTGAAAGCGTACAAGAACGTTTCGGCAAGAATTATCTTTCTGATAAACCGAAGCAATACACCACCAAGACAGCAGGAGCACAAGAAGCACACGAGTGCATTCGTCCTGCGGGATCGCACTTCAGATCCCCCGATGAACTCGCGGGACTTCCCCCAGATCAGTTGAAGTTGTACACGCTGATTTGGCGTAGAACCTTGGCTTCTCAAATGGCTGATGCCACTGGTTCCACGGCCACGGTCAAAATCGCGGCAGAGAGTGAAAGCCATGGTACTGCAATATTTCAAGCTTCTGGCACAGTTATCGAGTTTCCTGGTTTCTTGAAAGCATTGGGCGAAGGTCGCCATGCGGTTCAGACTGAGAAGAAGAACAAGAAGGATGCTGATTCTCAATCTGCAGATGACAGCAATACGTCGTTGCCAGTCATGGTTAAGGGCGATCTGCTCCACGCCACCGACTTGCAAGCAGATGGTCACGAGACCCAACCACCGGCCCGATACACCGAGGCCACGCTGGTAAAAACTTTGGAAGCTAGGGAAATTGGCCGACCTTCCACATACGCAAGCATTATTTCGACAATTATTGACCGTGGATATGTTTATGAACGAGGGCGCGCACTGATTCCTTCGTGGCTGGCGTTCTCTGTCATTAAACTTCTAGAAAGTAAATTCCCGAAATACGTTGATTATCAGTTCACTGCCCAGATGGAAAATGGTCTGGATATGATCGCCCACGGCAAGGAGAGCGGGCAGGACTGGCTTACCCGTTTCTATTTCGGTGGTGGAGAAGAGTCGGCACACAGCACTGACGAGGCCCGTGAGGGGCTACAGCAACAGGTCGCACAGCTCGGGGAAATTGATGCCAGAGCGATTAATACTATCGAAATTGGTGGTGGTCTTCAGGTCAGGGTTGGCCGCTATGGCCCATACCTCGAGGATACTGTTGAACTTGATGATGACGGCAACCCGAAACGTGCATCGATTCCCGATACCATTGCACCAGACGAGTTGACAGTTGCAGCCGGTCATGAGTTGATAGCCAATAATGCCGGAGGTCCTCGTGAATTGGGCAAAGATCCCAAAACCGGTGGAAGCGTTGAGGTGCGCAAAGGGCGCTTTGGCCCATATGTCGCGCTCGTTCAAGCTCAAGATCCAGCCAAGGAATCCGAACAGAGCACTGCTGCGGATAAACCAAAGAAGCGTGCCAAGAAAAGTACGCCTGACAAGCCCAAAATGGCTTCATTATTCAAAACCATGGATCCAGAAACCTTGACTCTCGAAGATGCCCTTCGTCTCTTGGAACTTCCGCGAACCGTCGGAACTCTTGATGAGCAAGATGCTGAAAGTGGTAAAACAACGCCATCAGTGGTGACTGCTAACAACGGACGATACGGTCCTTATCTGACTAAAACTGCTGAGGGTGGAGGCACAGATACCCGTTCCCTCGCCAGTGAGGATGAGATTTTCACCGTCGATATCGACAAGGCTAAGGAACTCTTTGCTCAGCCTAAGTACGGTCGTAGAGCACGAGGTGCCGCGAAGCCGCCGTTGCGTGAATTGGGCCCAGATCCTGAGAATGGCAAGAATGTTACCATCAAAGATGGATTCTATGGCGCGTACATCACCGATGGAGAAACTAACCGTACTCTGCCGAAACAATATTCTCCCGAGTCCATAGAAGTTGCAGAAGCGTTCCGCTTATTAGCAGAGAAACGTGCTGCAGGACCAGTGAAGAGGAAAGGGCGCAGTACTCGTAAGAAGAGTTCTACGACAGCATCAAGTAGGAAAACAAGTAAAACTGCGAGAGCGACTAAAACTTCAAGCAAGTCAACAAGCAGAACTACTGCAAAGACCTCTACCAAAGCCAAATCATCAGCAAAGTCTAAGGCGAGATCAGCCTCTGCAAAGGGTGATACAGCGACTGTTAGTAAGCGTGGGTGA